The genomic interval TTTTTTAGAGTCAGTAATTGCTCAAACCCATCGGAATCAATTTCTGCATGAACCCAATAATGCCATCGAGCTAACACAGGCGCGCTCGTCTGACAAAATTTGACAAAAATCGGAGTTAATCGTGGCGGATAAAAATCAGGCATCAAAAATTATCCATTCCATCCATTCATTGGAAACCGCTATATTACTCAAATCAGGATACAAGTAGTTGTTGAACTGCTCGCATCCTGATTTTAATTGGCAGTTGTGCTATTTAGGCTCGCGTTCCCGCCAGGGCACGGTTGCTGATATGTCCAAGGATGGAATCCACATTTTTACGCGCATCCCCAAACAACATGCGCGTGTTTTCCTTATAGAACACGGGATTGTCTACTCCCGCATAGCCACTCGCCATGCTGCGTTTCATCACCACAACGGTTTTGGATTTCCAGACTTCTAAAACGGGCATTCCGGCGATCGGACTATTTGGATCTTCAAGCGCGCTGGAGTTGACCGTATCGTTTGCGCCAACAACCAGCACCACGTATGTTTCCGGAAAATCCTCGTTGATTTCTTCCATCTCCAGCACGATGTCGTAGGGCACATTTGCTTCCGCCAACAGGACATTCATGTGCCCTGGCATGCGTCCAGCCACGGGATGGATTCCAAAGCGAACACTCACACCACTTTCTCGGAGACGTTTGGTAATTTCCGAGATGGGGTATTGTGCCTGCGCAACTGCCATCCCATAACCAGGGACGATGATAACGCTCTTGGCATCTTCCAGCAGTTCGGCGGTTTCCTCGATCGTCGTGGCATTCACTTCTCCGGCAGGTTGGGCAGCCTGACTCGCAGACGAGGTTCCAGCCCCAAATCCCCCTAAAATGACGCTGATAAAGGAGCGATTCATGGCACTGCACATGATGTAGCTGAGGATGGCACCGCTACTACCCACCAGTGCGCCCGTAATGATCAGCAGGTCGTTGGAGAGCATAAATCCTGCTGCTGCTGCTGCCCAGCCAGAGTAGCTGTTGAGCATGGAGATGACCACAGGCATATCGGCTCCACCGATCGCCATGACCAGGTGAACCCCCAGCACACATGCGATCGTCGCCATAACCAGCAGGGCTTGCAACCCAGATAGCAGACTGCCCCCCATAAACTCATAGCCCAACCAGAGACACGCCGCTAACATTCCTAGATTCAGAAAGTGGCGGGCTGGCAACATCAGTGGCTTACTGCTGATGATCCCGCGCAATTTGCCAAAGGCAATAATTGACCCGGTAAAGGTCACTGCTCCAATAAAGACGCCAATAAAGATTTCAATTTCATGAATGGTTGCCTCAACGCCTGTCAGGCTGGAGTCGGGGTTGAGGTAGTTGGCAATCCCCACCAGCACAGCCGCCAACCCCACAAAACTGTGCAGGATGGCTACCAGTTCTGGCATGGAGGTCATTGCTACCCGCGAGGCAACAATAGACCCAATGATTGCCCCTGGCACAATTACACCTAAAAGTAAACCATAGGCACTGACGCTACTAATTGCAGTGACAACAAAGGCAATTAGCATCCCGGCAATGCCGAAAATGTTCCCACGTCGTGCGGTTTCCTGGTTCGACAATCCCCCCAGGCTGAGGATAAATAAAGCACTTGCTGCGATGTAGGCAACCGTTTGCAGGTTATTGGACATAAGTTAGGTGATAGGTGGTAGGTAGCAGGTGGTAGGTAGCAGGTGGTAGGTAGCAGAGGTCAAAGTTCAGGTGGAAGTTTTGAGTACTGAGTGCCAAGGGGTGAGGGGGTTAAAACGTGTCCTTTTCCCCTCTGCCTTCTGCCCTTTGCCCTCTGCCTTTAACTCCTTACCCTTTCCCTACCACCTGCTACCTACCACCTACCACCTAGAACCTATTTCTTCTGAAACATTTTCAACATCCGTTGGGTGACCAGGAAGCCACCAGAGATGTTGATGGTGCCGATGAGGATGGCGATCGCACCCAGGATGGTCGTCGCGGAAGTCGGTGAGCCGGAGATCTGGAGCATGCCACCAATGATGATGATGCCGCTAATGGCGTTGGTCACACTCATTAAAGGAGTGTGCAGGGAGGGCGAAACATTCCAGATCACCTGATAGCCAACGAAACAAGCCAGAACAAAGACCGTGAAGTGGGACAGGAATGAGGGAGGCACGACGGCACCCAGACCAACCAGGGCTAAGCCCGCCAGGATCAACCACAGCAATCCTGTATTCACCTGGGAAGACGGAGTGGGTTCAGCTTGAGTAGATGGGGTCGCGGCAACGGGGGCAGGAGCGGGTTTGGGCGCTTCCGGCGGAGCGGGCGGTTTGGGGGGTGGGTAGGTAATCTCGCCGTTGTGCAGCACCAGAGCACCACGAATAACCTCATCTTCCAGATCCACCTTGTAGTCAGTCCCTCCCCCCATGTCTTCCAGGAGGTAACACAGGTTCTTGCCGTAAAGCTGGCTGGCTTGATTCGCCATCCGACTGGGCAGATCGGTTAGACCAATGATAGTGACGCCGTTGTAGCGATAAACCTCACCGGGTTTGGTAACTTCACAGTTGCCGCCCTGTTCTGCTGCCATATCCACCACAACCGAGCCTTCCTTCATGCTCTCTACCATCTCGCGGGTAATCAGCACGGGTGCTCTTCGACCTGGAATCAGGGCAGTGGTGATAATGATATCTACTTCTTTTGCCTGGGCGGCAAACAGCGCCATCTCTGCTTTGATGAACTCTTCACTCATCACCTTGGCGTAGCCACCCTGCCCCGTTCCATCTTCGGCAAAGTCCAATTCCAGGAACTCGGCTCCCAGACTTTGCACCTGTTCTTTGACCACAGGACGGGTATCAAATGCGCGCACGATCGCCCCTAGCCCCTTGGCAGTTCCGATCGCAGCCAAACCAGCCACCCCCGCACCGATAATCATCACTTTGGCAGGGGGAACCTTTCCAGCGGCAGTAATCTGCCCTGTAAAGAAGCGTCCAAAGTTATTTGCCGCCTCAATTACCGCTCGATAGCCCGCAATGTTTGCCATTGAGCTAAGGGCATCTAACTTCTGAGCGCGGGAAATGCGGGGAATGGCATCCATCGCCAATACGGTTGCTTTGCGATTTGCCAGTTGATTCAGTAATTCAGCATTTTGGGCTGGATAGATAAAACTGATCAGGGTTCCGCCCTCTGGCAACAATTCGACTTCATGCTTGCCAAGGGTGGAATTCATTTCAGGGGGACGCACCTTCAGGAAAACATCCGCGGATTGCCAAAGGGTTTGGGCATCGGGCACAATCTGGCAGCCTACTTGTTCATAGGCACTATCCAAAAAATTGGCAGCTTGTCCCGCGCCACTTTCTACCAGAACTTTAAACCCCATCTTTTGCAAAATTTTGGCAGTATCCGGCGTAGCAGCGACCCGGCACTCATTCGGATAAACTTCCTTTGGAATTCCAATTTTTTTGGTTTCTTTCGCTTCTACCAAAGGAGTTTCACTCGGTTCAATCGTTTTCTCAGCGGTATTTTCAGCAGTAATGGTCATGAGCGATTCCAACTCTCAATGTGTAGCTGAACAATGTGCAGTCAGACATAGCGAAGACAGCGCGATCGCTATCCTCCATTCCCTTTCTCCCTCTGCCTTTTTAGATTCCAATCAGATGCCAAAGAAAGTGGGTTTAGAGTTTCCCAAGGTATACCGGGTAACTTTCTAGCATCCTAAAGGGATTCTGAATCAACGATTTGTATCTTTAACCTTGTCTTATGATTCGGTCTTATTAGTAGCGGAGGGATAGATAAAAATTCTTCATAAATGTTTAAGCTATGATAAAAAGCGCTGGAGGATAAGTCAGGAGCGAGGAGCGAGGAGCTAAAAGTTGGAGGCTCGAAGAAATCGACGATTTTGGAAGGATTGGGACTTAAGGAACTGGGACTTAAAAACCCAAAGCTGACGGATTTTCTCTCTCTGGAGATCGGGCCGAGTCAGTTTTTTGTTTACTTGTCTTCTCATGCTTCTGATTTGTTATCCCAAACGCTGCTCCCTTCTAGCTTTTGCTGCTAACTTTCAGGCTTGTCGGAACTTTTCTCCCGCTGTAATTCGTCTATCACTTTCGATAGGATTGAATCGGTGATCTTACTTATGACGGATACGGTTCCTGCTAAAGTCATATAGTCCAAGATCCACAAAACACTAACCCATCTCTGCCAATCGGTTAAACAGCTTATGTTTTCTAAATCTTTTGTACGACGTGCCCTATCGGGCTTGGCGATCGCAGGTTGTTTGGTCGTGGGTCTACCTACCCTCAGCTTTGCAGATGGTCTACCTGGATTTACCCTGTGGGGAGGGGTTAAGGGTGAAGATAGCCTTAACTTTCGGCTGGATTTCGGTGGCAGAGCAGGGTCTTGGGACCGCTATCGCCTTAGAATTCCGGCAAAGAAAATGAAGTTGGCGGTCGAACAGTTTGCCATTTCCTATCCCGACTACTACAAGGGGGAATTTGATACCAAAAATGTCGAAGTGATTGTTAAGGACAAGTCCATCAAGCTGCAAGAGGTGAGATGGAATAAGGACAATCACCTGCTTGAAATCTATCCGGAAGAACCCATCCCGGCTGGTAGCGGTGTCGAAATTCAACTCGCCAATGTACGCAACCCCAGCTTTGGGGGCATGTTCTATTTCAACTGTCAAGTTCTTTCGCCGGGAGACGTTCCCCTCTTGCGTTACCTGGGTACTTGGGTGATTACGATTTCTTAGGCAGACAGGGGATAGAGGGTGGAAGGCAGAAAAGGGGAGGTGATGGGGTGATGGGGTGATAGGGAGAGGAAGTGATGTAAGTGCCTCATTCCCTATCCTTCCGCCTTTATCCGTTCCCTGTCACCTACCACCTGTCACCTATCACCCCCCTCAAGCACCATCGCTCACCAAGTCAAGTCGTTTATACTGTCAGGTACAGTCTTCATACGCTGCTGATTGAGGGGAACCTGCTTGCTACCGGATGATTTGACTAAGAAAACGGCTATTTCTTCTTGCCCGGTTCCTTTCGAGCAGCAGCCTTTGAATGAGTATCGGGAGCTTAAGGATTCCTGGTTTTTTAGCTGGGCAACCCTGGAGATGCCGCACTATGCCAAAAAACTGGTGTGGATTTGGGTTTGGAGTTGGGCGATCGCAGGTCCAGTCGTTGCTGCCAGTTTCTTGCCCGCTAAATATCCTGTTCAGTTTTTCCTGATGGGAACTGCTGGAGCCAGCATTTTCCTTTGCTTGATCCTTCTTCACCTTTACTTGGGCTGGTCCTATATCTGTTCGCGGCTTTCGAATGCCACGGTTTTCTATGAAGAATCGGGCTGGTATGACGGTCAAACCTGGTCTAAACCACTTGAGGTGCAAGCTCAAGACCATTTAGTTGTAACGTACCAGGTTCAACCCGTTCTTAAGCGTTTAAAGCAAACTCTGGGAATTCTGGCACTGTTATTGGTCACGGATGGATTGATGTGGCAGTGGTTTAAGAATTGAGATTAAGAATTAAGAATTAAGAATTAAGGGTTCTGAGTTTTAGGTTGGGTCATTCGGTAATGGGTAACAGATTCGCTCCTTTATGTTCCCTACCTTCCTCACCTTTTCATCCCTCATTCCTGCCTTCTGCCTTCTTTATCCTTCATCTCTTATCCTTTATCCTTTCCCTCTATCCTTCATCCTTTCCCCGGCACCTGGTTTTCCCTCAAAACTTTTCTCGCCGTTGTCCCCTTCAGATGTTAGAGTCTTACCCATGTTAGAGTCCTAAGAATGACACGGGGAAGACGCACACAAACCGCAGAACTGGAAGTCAGATTACTGCGTGAAGGGAT from Kovacikia minuta CCNUW1 carries:
- the pntB gene encoding Re/Si-specific NAD(P)(+) transhydrogenase subunit beta, coding for MSNNLQTVAYIAASALFILSLGGLSNQETARRGNIFGIAGMLIAFVVTAISSVSAYGLLLGVIVPGAIIGSIVASRVAMTSMPELVAILHSFVGLAAVLVGIANYLNPDSSLTGVEATIHEIEIFIGVFIGAVTFTGSIIAFGKLRGIISSKPLMLPARHFLNLGMLAACLWLGYEFMGGSLLSGLQALLVMATIACVLGVHLVMAIGGADMPVVISMLNSYSGWAAAAAGFMLSNDLLIITGALVGSSGAILSYIMCSAMNRSFISVILGGFGAGTSSASQAAQPAGEVNATTIEETAELLEDAKSVIIVPGYGMAVAQAQYPISEITKRLRESGVSVRFGIHPVAGRMPGHMNVLLAEANVPYDIVLEMEEINEDFPETYVVLVVGANDTVNSSALEDPNSPIAGMPVLEVWKSKTVVVMKRSMASGYAGVDNPVFYKENTRMLFGDARKNVDSILGHISNRALAGTRA
- the pntA gene encoding Re/Si-specific NAD(P)(+) transhydrogenase subunit alpha, which gives rise to MTITAENTAEKTIEPSETPLVEAKETKKIGIPKEVYPNECRVAATPDTAKILQKMGFKVLVESGAGQAANFLDSAYEQVGCQIVPDAQTLWQSADVFLKVRPPEMNSTLGKHEVELLPEGGTLISFIYPAQNAELLNQLANRKATVLAMDAIPRISRAQKLDALSSMANIAGYRAVIEAANNFGRFFTGQITAAGKVPPAKVMIIGAGVAGLAAIGTAKGLGAIVRAFDTRPVVKEQVQSLGAEFLELDFAEDGTGQGGYAKVMSEEFIKAEMALFAAQAKEVDIIITTALIPGRRAPVLITREMVESMKEGSVVVDMAAEQGGNCEVTKPGEVYRYNGVTIIGLTDLPSRMANQASQLYGKNLCYLLEDMGGGTDYKVDLEDEVIRGALVLHNGEITYPPPKPPAPPEAPKPAPAPVAATPSTQAEPTPSSQVNTGLLWLILAGLALVGLGAVVPPSFLSHFTVFVLACFVGYQVIWNVSPSLHTPLMSVTNAISGIIIIGGMLQISGSPTSATTILGAIAILIGTINISGGFLVTQRMLKMFQKK
- a CDS encoding DUF2808 domain-containing protein, whose amino-acid sequence is MFSKSFVRRALSGLAIAGCLVVGLPTLSFADGLPGFTLWGGVKGEDSLNFRLDFGGRAGSWDRYRLRIPAKKMKLAVEQFAISYPDYYKGEFDTKNVEVIVKDKSIKLQEVRWNKDNHLLEIYPEEPIPAGSGVEIQLANVRNPSFGGMFYFNCQVLSPGDVPLLRYLGTWVITIS
- a CDS encoding CGLD27 family protein; amino-acid sequence: MTKKTAISSCPVPFEQQPLNEYRELKDSWFFSWATLEMPHYAKKLVWIWVWSWAIAGPVVAASFLPAKYPVQFFLMGTAGASIFLCLILLHLYLGWSYICSRLSNATVFYEESGWYDGQTWSKPLEVQAQDHLVVTYQVQPVLKRLKQTLGILALLLVTDGLMWQWFKN